From a single Callithrix jacchus isolate 240 chromosome 5, calJac240_pri, whole genome shotgun sequence genomic region:
- the FAM110A gene encoding protein FAM110A has translation MPVDTLSPGAPAAPALPCRLRTKVPGYLLRRPADGGVRKPSAVERLEADKAKYVKSLHVANTRQEPVQPLLSKQPLFSPETRRTVLTPSRRALPGPCRRPQLDLDILSSLINLCDSPVSPAEASRTPGRAEGAGQPPPATPPRPPPSTSAVRRVDVRPLPASPAQPCPSSGPAAASSPARPPGLQRSKSDLSERFSRAAADLERFFNFCGLDPEEARRLGVAHLARASSDIVSLAGPSAGPGSSEGGCSRRSSVTVEERARERVPYGVSVVERNARVIKWLYGLRQARESPAAEG, from the coding sequence ATGCCTGTGGACACGCTGAGCCCTGGAGCCCCGGCCGCCCCTGCCCTACCTTGCCGCCTGCGGACCAAGGTCCCCGGCTACCTGCTACGGAGGCCGGCAGATGGTGGAGTCCGGAAAccgagtgctgtggagcgcctggAGGCCGACAAGGCCAAGTACGTCAAGAGCCTGCATGTGGCCAACACCCGCCAGGAACCTGTGCAGCCCCTGCTGTCCAAACAGCCACTCTTTAGCCCTGAGACTCGCCGCACAGTGCTCACGCCCAGCCGCCGAGCCCTGCCTGGCCCCTGCCGACGGCCCCAGCTGGACCTGGACATCCTCAGCAGCCTCATCAACTTGTGTGATAGTCCCGTGTCTCCTGCTGAGGCCAGCCGCACTCCTGGACGGGCAGAGGGAGCTGGCCAGCCTCCCCCAGCCACCCCTCCACGACCGCCACCCAGTACCTCTGCGGTCCGCCGAGTGGACGTCCgccctctgcctgcctcacctgcccagccctgcccgtCATCGGGTCCTGCCGCCGCCTCCAGCCCAGCCCGGCCACCGGGTTTGCAACGCTCTAAGTCGGACTTAAGCGAGCGCTTTTCTAGGGCAGCCGCTGACCTTGAGCGCTTTTTTAACTTCTGCGGCCTGGACCCGGAGGAGGCAAGAAGGTTGGGTGTGGCCCACCTGGCACGGGCCAGCTCGGACATTGTGTCCTTGGCTGGGCCCAGTGCTGGGCCGGGCAGCTCTGAAGGGGGCTGCTCCCGCCGCAGCTCGGTTACTGTTGAGGAGCGGGCCCGGGAGCGCGTCCCCTACGGCGTGTCGGTGGTGGAGCGCAATGCCCGCGTGATCAAGTGGCTGTATGGGTTAAGGCAGGCACGGGAGAGCCCCGCAGCTGAAGGCTAG